The DNA segment GTCCTCAACCAAAACAAGAGGTCGAGGAACTGTTTGCACAAAACCGTCGCCACAAGAATTAACACAAGGTCTCTAATCGCAGACCAAATTCCTACTTCTTACTGGGTATTTACCGATTAGTTGCCCGAAAACTGCCTTACATCAAATCTACCGTTCACATATCTTCATAAAATCGCTGAACTCTCGATAACAAATAGAAACAGAGCAATGGAATTACTATGCCCAGCAGGTAACTTACCTGCCCTGAAGACCGCGATAGATTGCGGTGCAGATGCGGTTTATATCGGCTTTAAAGATGACACCAACGCACGTCACTTTGCTGGATTGAACTTCACTGGAAAAAAACTCGATAAAGCGGTGCAATACGTTCACGACCGCAACAAGAAAATTCATGTGGCACTCAATACCTTTGCTCACCCAGACGGGTTTGAACGCTGGACAAATGCGGTTGACCAAGCGGCACAATTGGGCGTTGATGCGCTGATCGTTGCTGACATCGCAGTGCTTGAATATGCCGCGACCAAATACCCGCACTTAGAGCTTCACTTATCAGTCCAAGCTTCAGCCACCAACATTGCAGCGATTGATTTCTACAAGCAGAACTTCAACGTTAAACGTGTTGTATTGCCTCGTGTACTGTCGATTCATCAAGTTAAGCAACTGTCACGCAATATCACCAGCGATGTAGAGCTAGAAGTTTTCGCATTCGGTAGTCTGTGCATCATGGCC comes from the Vibrio astriarenae genome and includes:
- the ubiU gene encoding ubiquinone anaerobic biosynthesis protein UbiU, producing MELLCPAGNLPALKTAIDCGADAVYIGFKDDTNARHFAGLNFTGKKLDKAVQYVHDRNKKIHVALNTFAHPDGFERWTNAVDQAAQLGVDALIVADIAVLEYAATKYPHLELHLSVQASATNIAAIDFYKQNFNVKRVVLPRVLSIHQVKQLSRNITSDVELEVFAFGSLCIMAEGRCYLSSYMTGESPNTVGACSPAKYVRWQETDNGLESRLNDILIDRYADGENAGYPTLCKGRFTTDLAGEQKRYHALEEPTSLNTLSMLPELFKANVASVKIEGRQRSPAYVEQVTRTWRAAIDRYLANPEGYSVEPAWDAALANVSEGSQTTLGAYHRKWQ